TTTTTTTAAGCAACGAAACTgtgttttttaaaattttcaaataccGGGAGCCCTGGAGCCCGGTAGTTGCAGGCACTTTTCGTCGTTTCTGTCCATCTCCTGAAGCGGGTGTAGTAATTGCGACGTCACTAGCTTTGACTTGAACTTGATAAAGATTTCCCTGTCTTTTCTCTTTCGGATGAGATCTCACAAATTTTAGAATAGACCACATCCCTTTTTTTTCAGTTGTATTTGACCCAATATTTTCTTTAGACTTGCACAAGTNNNNNNNNNNNNNNNNNNNNNNNNNNNNNNNNNNNNNNNNNNNNNNNNNNNNNNNNNNNNNNNNNNNNNNNNNNNNNNNNNNNNNNNNNNNNNNNNNNNNNNNNNNNNNNNNNNNNNNNNNNNNNNNNNNNNNNNNNNNNNNNNNNNNNNNNNNNNNNNNNNNNNNNNNNNNNNNNNNNNNNNNNNNNNNNNNNNNNNNNNNNNNNNNNNNNNNNNNNNNNNNNNNNNNNNNNNNNNNNNNNNNNNNNNNNNNNNNNNNNNNNNNNNNNNNNNNNNNNNNNNNNNNNNNNNNNNNNNNNNNNNNNNtttttttttttttgcgggtgaagttCCCTGCTCATTTCTTTTAAACTGCAGAGTTATATTGCCTGCCATTCAGCTGTTTAGTTCTTGCAGCATTCAACAATCTGTTATTCACTTGTTTAATTCTTGGGAACAGTTCAACATTTTGCTATTCTATTCTGTTTAGGTCTTGGCAACAGTTCTATTAAGTTTTGTTCAACTCTACACGTTCATAACTTGCCTGTTCTGCACATCCCTGCACATGCACAAATTCTCTGTTCATTTCTGGACATGCACAACTTTACTAGTAGAACACTCATTCAGGCAAGTAACTTGAACATTTGCCGTTCAAATGTGCTTGCAAGTACCAACTACTTccttcgttccgaattacttgtcgcatgtatgaatctatctagatgtattttagttctagatacatctatttctgcgacgagtaatttggaacggagggagtagaactctTATTCGGTTATTCACACTCAGTATTTTGTAACAATTCCAGTTTAACTTCATTTACACTTTCCACCCCCAGTTCAATTCAGTGATAACGCAAGAACACTCATACGCAAAAGAACACCCAATTCCGTTCAACTCTGCACATGCACAAGAACACTCACTGAACACGTATTCAGTCATGACACTCAATCAAGCACTGGACTATTTTGCCATTTAAACAGTTAAGTTATGTACAAGTAGCAACCGAAATTCTCATTCAGTCATAACAATCGATCACAACAACATTATTGAGTGATTTCAAAAAAAAGAATTGCCATACAAAATTCAGTTAATATCAGCACTCCCTGCACTTTACCGGATTTGGACACTGCTTGCTCTCAGCGTCTCGTCTGCCGACGGTGGTAGCGCGGTGAAAGTCCTCTCCCTTCAAGGATGCGTGTGTGGTGAGGTGATAAAAAAAGTGGGCCCCAGCAAATTTAGTGGGATGCTGCGGAGTAGAGAGTCAAAGAGCAAGGCGTGGCAAACTCTCTCAGCCAACGAGCTCATCTCCAAGCCTCAGCCATGGCGACGGAGCGGCCGTCAACGCCGCacctcctcgtcgtccccttcccgGCGCAGGGCCACGCTCTGCCGCTGCTCGACCTGGCCGCGCTGCTCGCGTCCCGCGGCCTCCGCCTCACCGTAGTCACCACGCCCGCCAACGCGCCgctcctctcccctctcctcgcCACCCACCCCGGCTCCGTCCAGCCCCTCGTGCTCCCCTTCCCCGCGCACCCCTCCCTCCCGCCGGGGCTCGAGAACACCAGGAGCTGCCCGCCCTCCTACTTCCCCGTCTTCATCCACGCGCTCGCCGCGCTCCGCCAGCCCGTCCTCGCGTGGGCCAGGTCGCACCCTcaccccgtcgccgccgtcgtgtCCGACTTCTTCTGCGCGTGGACGCAGCCCCTCGCGGCGGAGCTCGGCGTGccccggatcgtcttctcgccctCGGGCGTCCTCGGCACCGCCGTCCCGCACTCGCTGTTCCGTCGGCTGGTCAAGCGGCCGTCGGATGCCGATGACGGGTTCGGCGTCTCGTTCCCGGCGATTCCCGGCGAGCCGGCGTTTCAGTGGAGGGAGATCTCCGGGATGTACAGGGGCTACATGGAAGGCCAGGTGGGGGAGCAGGTCGGCGAGGCCGTGAGGCAGAACTTCCTCTGGAACCTGGAGAGCTGGGGGTTTGtgtcgaacaccttccgtgcgCTCGAGGGGAGGTACCTGGACTCGCCGCTCGAGGACCTGGGGTACAAGCGCGTGTGGGCGGTGGGTCCGCTCGCGCCGGAGACGAGCAGCTCCGGAGATCGTGGCGGCGATGCGGCTCTTGTCGCCGGCGGTCTCGGGGCGTGGCTGGACGGCTTCCCGCAGGGCTCGGTCGTGTACGTGTGCTTCGGCAGCCAGGCCGTGCTGACCCCGGCCGTGGCGACGGCCCTAGCCGAGGCGCTGGAGCGCAGCGCCGTCCCGTTCCTGTGGGCCGCGGGCGACGGCGCGGTGCTCCCAGAAGGGTTCGAGGCGCGCGCGGAGGCGGCGAGGTGCCGGATGGTGGTGCGCGGGTGGGCGCCGCAGGTGGCCATCCTGCGGCACGCGGCAGTGGGGTGGTTCATGACGCACTGCGGCTGGAACTCGGTGctggaggcggcggcagcgggcgtGCCCATGCTGGCGTGGCCGATGACGGCGGATCAGTTCGTGAACGCGCGGCTGCTCGAGGACGAGGCGCGCGTCGCGGTGCGCGCGTGCGCGGGCGGGATCGGCGTGGCCccggactccggcgagctcgcggccGTGCTGGCCGGCGCTGTCGGGGAGGGAGGGAGCGCCGCGCGGGCGCGCGCCAAGGAGCTCGCGGCGGAAGCGGCCAGCGCGACCAAGGAAGGCGGGAGCTCGCGCGAGGATCTGGAGCGGCTGCTGCTAGAGATGCAGAAGCTTTGAGCCTTTGAACGTGGTGCGAAAGATTTTGGATAACATTCACGGAGTTGTTTCTGCTATACACTCGGTATACAGGGCTCAATTTCCTAGATTTTGAGGCACACTTTTTTCCTGCAGCCATGCCTACtcactccgtttctaaatataagtctttagagATTCCACTGTCATTGAGGGCATGTACCCCCATAGTGATGGCGAGAAGTTGGCCGGCGAAGCGACGCTCTGCTGGCTCCCTCACACGGCTTGTGGGGAGTGCCCGGGCGGAAGGTTCTTCATCCCTGCGCGAGACGCCTATCTCTGCTCCGTCGCCGCCGCGTCCCTGGCCTTCTTCATGAAGAGCCAGTTTCGCCGGTCGGCGGTGACGATAAACGTCGGCCTTCCACTCAGCGTTCGACATGTCGGGGGGCCTTGCCATCGGCTTCCTCTGCTTTGGCTGGACGGTGCTATCAGTGGCTAGGCGAGGGCTGCATATTTCTTCGGTGGCATGGCAGGCAGATCTGGGGAAGAATGGAGGGAGCAGCGGGGGANNNNNNNNNNNNNNNNNNNNNNNNNNNNNNNNNNNNNNNNNNNNNNNNNNNNNNNNNNNNNNNNNNNNNNNNNNNNNNNNNNNNNNNNNNNNNNNNNNNNNNNNNNNNNNNNNNNNNNNNNNNNNNNNNNNNNNNNNNNNNNNNNNNNNNNNNNNNNNNNNNNNNNNNNNNNNNNNNNNNNNNNNNNNNNNNNNNNNNNNNNNNNNNNNNNNNNNNNNNNNNNNNNNNNNNNNNNNNNNNNNNNNNNNNNNNNNNNNNNNNNNNNNNNGGGAAGAAAACAGCGGGAAATCGTCCAAAGTCGCGGACAGCGCGGGCCCACACGCATTTTCGCTTCAGTCGGTGCCCCTAGGCGCCTCCTGGCGCGCTGGGTTCGGCTTTGGATCGCCAGTTGTTATTTCGGCCCAAACCAGCGATAAACAATGATTTGAAGGCGCGACTGGAACGATTTTTCGTCACCGGCGTTAAAAAAGGCGCCCTGGGGAGCCTATTGGgggaacgagtggagatgctctcaCGGGGCTCAAAGAAGAGAGGAAGGACAACGAGCTCACCCTAAGCACATGATCATGCTCGATAAGGCACTGGATGCACGGGGAGGCAATTAACAGAGATGGAGCTTGCGAGGAAGCACGCTCGGTGACGAGGCGCTACTGGAGGGCGTGGGTGGCTTCTAAAGGATTCCATGGAGCCTAGGAAGGCGACGATAATAGCGAGTATGCaactactccctccggtcctttttactctgcatattaagtTTGTCCGaaatcaatctcatccaactttgatcaagtttatataaaaaGTTATAGACATTCACGTAAGAacatcaatatcattagattcatcttgaatatattttcatattatatttattaaatattatatatgctaataatttctaatataaatttga
The window above is part of the Triticum aestivum cultivar Chinese Spring chromosome 2A, IWGSC CS RefSeq v2.1, whole genome shotgun sequence genome. Proteins encoded here:
- the LOC123190763 gene encoding flavonol 3-O-glucosyltransferase UGT89B1, yielding MATERPSTPHLLVVPFPAQGHALPLLDLAALLASRGLRLTVVTTPANAPLLSPLLATHPGSVQPLVLPFPAHPSLPPGLENTRSCPPSYFPVFIHALAALRQPVLAWARSHPHPVAAVVSDFFCAWTQPLAAELGVPRIVFSPSGVLGTAVPHSLFRRLVKRPSDADDGFGVSFPAIPGEPAFQWREISGMYRGYMEGQVGEQVGEAVRQNFLWNLESWGFVSNTFRALEGRYLDSPLEDLGYKRVWAVGPLAPETSSSGDRGGDAALVAGGLGAWLDGFPQGSVVYVCFGSQAVLTPAVATALAEALERSAVPFLWAAGDGAVLPEGFEARAEAARCRMVVRGWAPQVAILRHAAVGWFMTHCGWNSVLEAAAAGVPMLAWPMTADQFVNARLLEDEARVAVRACAGGIGVAPDSGELAAVLAGAVGEGGSAARARAKELAAEAASATKEGGSSREDLERLLLEMQKL